ACCTCCTGCTGCTCGCGTACTTTATCGAACAGCTTCAGCGTTTCGACCGTACGCCCCCAGTTTTTTGCCCCGGCGCATTTGTGATGCGACACCACAACCGGCACTTTGCCATGGCGCCCGATGCGAAAAGCTTCATCCAGCGCCTCAAGAATCGGCTCAAATTCGGAGCGTAAATGCGTGGTGTAAATCCCCTTCTCCGCCGCCAGTTCCTCCGCCAGCGCCATCACCTCTTCGGTGGAAGAGTGAAACGCGCTGGCGTAGGCAAGCCCGGTGCTTAAACCCAATGCCCCCTGCTGCAGGGCCAGCTTAAGCTGCCCGCGCATGGCAATAATCTCTTCCTCTGTCGCCGGACGGAACAGATCGTCCAGCTGGTTGTTACGCAGTGCGGTATGGCCAACAAGTGTGCCAACGTTGATAGCCGGGCGAGCCTGCTCCACGGCATGCGCGTACGCCTCAACGGTGGGATAGACAAACTGGTGCGCTTCACCCAACAGATTCATCGGATCGGGCACCTGATCGTTAATTACCGCTCCCGCCGCGCTGATGCCGCAGTTGCCGACGATAACCGTGGTGATACCCTGGCTTATCTTCGGCAGATATTCAGGAAAACGGATCACGTTGATATCGTCATGCGTGTGGACATCAATAAATCCCGGCGCCAATACGCGCCCTCTGCCGTCGATTTCATGCGTGGCCTCGCCGGTAATACACGGCGCAATGTCGGCAATACGCTCCCCCTTCACCGCCACATCCGCCAGATATTCCGCACCGCCTGAGCCATCAATCACGGTGACCTTCCTGAAGAGATAATCGAACTTCATCTGCGCCTCACGCCAGTAAAAATCTGAGTGCAAGTTAACCATTTACAAGCCATAAAAACAGTGAAAAACTAAACAAAACCCCGATCATTTAATGATACTTTTATTCATAAAATGACGATTAAAAATAAAATATTAAAATATAACAACATCTTAAAAATGATATTTAATCTGAAAGATAGAAAGATAAGGAGAAAATACGTTATGAAATACCAGGAGATTAACCTCGTCCCCCACAAGTCAGCCCTGATGCATTCCCCGGCCAACGTCCTCAATGAGGATATCTGCCTGCCCGCCGCGCTGATAAAAAAATCGGCGCTGAAAAACAACATCCGTTGGATGCAGGACTATGCCAACGCGCGCGGCGTTTCGCTGGCACCGCACGGAAAAACGACCATGACGCCGTGGATCTTCCAGCAGCAGCAAAAAGCGGGGGCGTGGGCCATCGGCGTAGGCAGCGCATGGCAGGCCAGCATCGCGATGTTCGCTGGCATTGAGCGCGTGCTGATGGTCAACCAGCTGGTTGGCAAAGCAAACATGACGCTGGTTTCTCAGTTGAAACACAAACACCCTTCCGTCGACTACCTCTGCTGTGTCGATAGCGAGGCAAACGCCCGTACTTTGTCGGCCTTCTTTAATCAGAAAGGCCAAACTCTCGATGTGCTGATTGAGTTAGGTGTTCCCGGCGGCCGCTGCGGATGCCGCAGTGCCGAGCAGGCGCTGACGCTTGCCGCCCAGGTGGCCGGGCTGCCGGGGCTACGTTTGCGAGGGCTGGAACTGTACGAAGGCGTGCTGCATGGTGAAAACCCTCAGCCAGAAATAGAAACGCTGCTCAGGGATGCCGCATCACTCGCCTGCCGAATGGAGCGCTATGTTGACGGCGAGTTTCTGTTAACCGGCGCGGGCTCGGTCTGGTACGACGTAGTGTGTAATATCTGGCTTGCAGCTGAGAAACCGGCCAACTGCCGGATTGCGATTCGCCCCGGCTGCTATATCACCCACGACAGCGGGATCTATCAGGAGGCTCAGGATCGGCTGATGGCGCGCGATCGGATCGCCTGCGATCTGGGCGGAGATCTGGTTTCCGCGCTGGAGCTGGTGGCGATGGTGCAGTCGGTGCCGGAAAGCGATCGGGCAATCGTGAACTTTGGCAAACGTGACAGCGCGTTTGATGCGGGTCTCCCACAGCCGGTAGCGCACTACCGCCAGGGCAAACCTCTGGCATCGCCGGTGGAAACTGTCG
This region of Cedecea lapagei genomic DNA includes:
- a CDS encoding N-acyl-D-amino-acid deacylase family protein; translated protein: MKFDYLFRKVTVIDGSGGAEYLADVAVKGERIADIAPCITGEATHEIDGRGRVLAPGFIDVHTHDDINVIRFPEYLPKISQGITTVIVGNCGISAAGAVINDQVPDPMNLLGEAHQFVYPTVEAYAHAVEQARPAINVGTLVGHTALRNNQLDDLFRPATEEEIIAMRGQLKLALQQGALGLSTGLAYASAFHSSTEEVMALAEELAAEKGIYTTHLRSEFEPILEALDEAFRIGRHGKVPVVVSHHKCAGAKNWGRTVETLKLFDKVREQQEVSCDCYPYSASSSTLDMKQITDEFDIVITWSEPHPEVAGQTLQQIADGWSMSLHEAGKLLMPAGAIYYNMDEQDVRRVLSYPVTMIGSDGLPNDPMPHPRLWGAFPRVLGHYSRDEKLFPLTQAVHKMTGMSAARFQLHERGLVKRGYYADLVLFDPQTVRDMASFSNPKQPAAGIQAVMVNGVMSYGQEQKVIGRAGRFLRRQK
- a CDS encoding amino acid deaminase — encoded protein: MKYQEINLVPHKSALMHSPANVLNEDICLPAALIKKSALKNNIRWMQDYANARGVSLAPHGKTTMTPWIFQQQQKAGAWAIGVGSAWQASIAMFAGIERVLMVNQLVGKANMTLVSQLKHKHPSVDYLCCVDSEANARTLSAFFNQKGQTLDVLIELGVPGGRCGCRSAEQALTLAAQVAGLPGLRLRGLELYEGVLHGENPQPEIETLLRDAASLACRMERYVDGEFLLTGAGSVWYDVVCNIWLAAEKPANCRIAIRPGCYITHDSGIYQEAQDRLMARDRIACDLGGDLVSALELVAMVQSVPESDRAIVNFGKRDSAFDAGLPQPVAHYRQGKPLASPVETVETTGIMDQHAMLKLEAGVDVQVGDILVFSTSHPCLTFDKWKALLLVDDEYNVLDELETAF